From a region of the Rhinolophus sinicus isolate RSC01 linkage group LG04, ASM3656204v1, whole genome shotgun sequence genome:
- the NXNL2 gene encoding nucleoredoxin-like protein 2 isoform X2, whose amino-acid sequence MVDVLGGRRLVTPGGAWVEAEAVLQNKVVALYFAAAGCAPSRDFTPLLCDFYVELVEQTLPPAPLAVVLVSADRSAQEMEDFLRQLPGAWLALPFHDPYRQQSISSLLPGNCVTGCCFYKCRFATCIAKLAHCGK is encoded by the exons ATGGTGGATGTGCTGGGTGGGCGACGCCTGGTGACCCCCGGCGGCGCGTGGGTGGAGGCCGAGGCGGTGCTGCAGAACAAGGTGGTGGCGCTGTACTTCGCGGCAGCCGGGTGCGCGCCCAGCCGCGACTTTACGCCGCTGCTCTGTGACTTCTACGTGGAACTAGTGGAGCAGACGCTGCCGCCCGCGCCCTTGGCTGTGGTGTTGGTGTCAGCCGACCGCAGCGCCCAGGAGATGGAAGACTTCCTGCGCCAGCTCCCGGGCGCCTGGCTAGCGTTGCCCTTCCACGACCCCTATCGGCA GCAGAGTATATCGAGCCTTCTACCAGGGAACTGTGTGACTGGCTGCTGTTTCTACAAGTGCCGTTTTGCCACTTGTATAGCAAAACTTGCTCATTGTGGAAAATGA
- the NXNL2 gene encoding nucleoredoxin-like protein 2 isoform X1: MVDVLGGRRLVTPGGAWVEAEAVLQNKVVALYFAAAGCAPSRDFTPLLCDFYVELVEQTLPPAPLAVVLVSADRSAQEMEDFLRQLPGAWLALPFHDPYRHELRTRYHITATPKLVILKPSGEVITDKGRKQIRERGRACFRNWVEAADVFQNFSV, from the exons ATGGTGGATGTGCTGGGTGGGCGACGCCTGGTGACCCCCGGCGGCGCGTGGGTGGAGGCCGAGGCGGTGCTGCAGAACAAGGTGGTGGCGCTGTACTTCGCGGCAGCCGGGTGCGCGCCCAGCCGCGACTTTACGCCGCTGCTCTGTGACTTCTACGTGGAACTAGTGGAGCAGACGCTGCCGCCCGCGCCCTTGGCTGTGGTGTTGGTGTCAGCCGACCGCAGCGCCCAGGAGATGGAAGACTTCCTGCGCCAGCTCCCGGGCGCCTGGCTAGCGTTGCCCTTCCACGACCCCTATCGGCA CGAGCTGAGGACCAGATACCACATCACAGCCACGCCCAAGCTTGTGATCCTGAAACCCAGCGGGGAGGTCATCACGGACAAAGGGCGCAAGCAGATCCGCGAGCGGGGGCGGGCCTGCTTCCGGAACTGGGTGGAGGCGGCCGACgtctttcagaatttttcagtCTGA